A portion of the Mus pahari chromosome 17, PAHARI_EIJ_v1.1, whole genome shotgun sequence genome contains these proteins:
- the Kcnv1 gene encoding potassium voltage-gated channel subfamily V member 1 — MDLSPRNRPLLDSSSLDSGSLTSLDSSVFCSEGEGEPLALGDCFTVNVGGSRFVLSQQALSCFPHTRLGKLAVVVASYRRLGALAAAPSPLELCDDANPVDNEYFFDRSSQAFRYVLHYYRTGRLHVMEQLCALSFLQEIQYWGIDELSIDSCCRDRYFRRKELSETLDFKKDTDDQESQHESEQDFSKGPCPTVRQKLWDILEKPGSSTAARIFGVISIIFVAVSIVNMALMSAELSWLNLQLLEILEYVCISWFTGEFILRFLCVKDRCHFLRKVPNIIDLLAILPFYITLLVESLSGSHTTQELENVGRLVQVLRLLRALRMLKLGRHSTGLRSLGMTITQCYEEVGLLLLFLSVGISIFSTIEYFAEQSIPDTTFTSVPCAWWWATTSMTTVGYGDIRPDTTTGKIVAFMCILSGILVLALPIAIINDRFSACYFTLKLKEAAVRQREALKKLTKNIATDSYISVNLRDVYARSIMEMLRLKGRERASTRSSGGDDFWF; from the exons ATGGATCTGTCACCCCGCAACCGGCCGCTACTGGACTCGTCGTCGCTGGACAGCGGTTCTCTGACCTCACTGGACTCCAGTGTCTTCTGTAGCGAGGGCGAAGGGGAACCCTTGGCTCTGGGGGACTGCTTTACAGTCAACGTGGGCGGCAGCCGCTTCGTGCTCTCGCAGCAAGCTCTGTCCTGCTTCCCTCACACGCGCCTGGGCAAGCTGGCCGTAGTGGTGGCCTCCTACCGCCGCCTGGGTGCCCTGGCTGCCGCCCCCAGCCCCCTGGAGCTTTGCGATGATGCCAATCCGGTGGACAATGAGTACTTCTTCGACCGCAGCTCTCAGGCGTTCCGTTATGTCCTGCACTACTACCGCACTGGCCGCCTGCATGTCATGGAGCAGCTCTGTGCGCTCTCCTTTCTTCAGGAGATCCAGTACTGGGGCATCGATGAACTCAGCATTGACTCCTGCTGCAGGGACAG ATACTTCAGAAGGAAGGAGCTGAGTGAAACTCttgactttaagaaggacacagATGACCAGGAAAGTCAACATGAGAGTGAACAGGACTTCTCAAAAGGACCTTGTCCCACTGTCCGACAAAAGCTCTGGGATATTCTGGAGAAACCTGGATCTTCCACAGCAGCCCGGATCTTTGGTGTAATCTCCATCATTTTTGTGGCGGTGTCTATCGTCAACATGGCCCTTATGTCAGCTGAGCTAAGTTGGCTCAACCTACAGCTGCTGGAGATCTTGGAGTATGTGTGCATTAGCTGGTTCACCGGGGAGTTCATTCTGCGCTTCCTGTGTGTGAAAGACAGGTGCCACTTCCTGAGGAAGGTCCCAAACATCATAGACCTCCTTGCCATCTTGCCCTTCTACATAACTCTTCTGGTGGAAAGCCTGAGCGGCAGCCACACCACACAAGAGCTGGAAAATGTGGGTCGTCTGGTCCAGGTTTTGAGGCTCCTCAGAGCTCTGCGCATGCTAAAACTGGGAAGGCATTCTACAG GACTGCGCTCACTTGGGATGACAATCACCCAGTGCTATGAAGAAGTTGGCCTACTGCTCCTGTTTCTATCTGTGGGAATTTCTATATTTTCAACAATAGAATACTTTGCAGAGCAAAGCATTCCTGATACAACCTTCACAAGTGTTCCTTGTGCATGGTGGTGGGCCACAACATCCATGACTACAGTAGGATATGGGGACATTAGACCAGACACCACCACAGGCAAAATTGTGGCCTTCATGTGTATTCTATCAGGAATCCTTGTCTTGGCCTTGCCTATTGCCATTATTAATGATCGATTCTCTGCTTGCTACTTCACCTTGAAACTCAAGGAAGCAGCTGTGAGACAGCGTGAAGCTCTCAAGAAACTTACCAAGAATATAGCCACTGACTCATATATTAGTGTTAACTTGAGGGATGTCTATGCCCGTAGCATCATGGAGATGCTTCGATTaaagggcagggagagagcaAGTACTAGAAGCAGTGGTGGAGATGATTTCTGGTTTTAA